The Desulfofundulus salinus genome includes the window CCGCCCTTGACCTGGCGGCAGCAGTAGCCGGGGCCGGAGCGGAAGTTACCGGCGGTAACCCCCGGGAGCGGGCCGAGGCGGCAGACCTGGGTATTTCGTCCTTTGAAATGGCCATCGCGGAGACGGGGACGCTGGTGCAGGACGCCACTGAGATTAACCGGCGGCTGGTGTCCATGCTTCCTCCCGCACACCTGGCCCTGGTATCCACCAACCGGCTGGTGGGTACTCTGCAGGAAGCAATCAATAACCTGGCGGCCCGGGGTCAAATCCCCGGTTACCTGGCCTTTGTTTCCGGCCCCAGCCGTACGGCGGATATCGAGCGCGTGCTCACCATTGGCGTGCACGGGCCGGGCAAAGTGGTGGTCATTTTTATTGACGAGGGAGGGGATGCCGGTGAGTAAGGCAGCCTTGCGGCAGGCGACCCGGGAGGCCCTGGCCAAT containing:
- a CDS encoding LutC/YkgG family protein yields the protein MALNKAVLPDANRNLEQLYEEFVTRARALGTEVYRVPNLAKARELVGKLVQEMGVRKVALSESPLVTALDLAAAVAGAGAEVTGGNPRERAEAADLGISSFEMAIAETGTLVQDATEINRRLVSMLPPAHLALVSTNRLVGTLQEAINNLAARGQIPGYLAFVSGPSRTADIERVLTIGVHGPGKVVVIFIDEGGDAGE